In Pseudomonadota bacterium, the DNA window TGCGGATCAAACCTGATGTGCTGCATGCCTTTCTTGAGGGCAGGTGAAGAAGCGGCCCTCTTGCTCGCCGAGAATCGTGCGTTACGTTTTCAGTACGTCCTCCCCACGAGCGAGCTGTAGCTAGGGCACATGTCGTCCTGGGAGGACGTCCAGCTCGTTGACCCTGCCCATCGGTACGGAACATCCTTGCGGGTCGGCCGTTCACACCTCGTCCGACCGGGGAGGGAGCATGAACGAACGGAACGGAAACGCCGGGGTGCCGTCGACCAAGCGGGGAACGCTGCTGTTCGCCGCTCTGGTCGTGGTGGCACTGGCAGGAGCCTTTGCAGCGGGGCGCTATTCGGGCCGCGTCGAGGATGTACCCGGATCACCACAGGGCGACGTCAGTCACAAGATCAAGGCTGAAGGCGAGCCCACTCAGGGTGCATGCGGCACCGAGATCGCTCGTTTACGGCAGCAGGTGTCACAGCTCGAACGACAGTCGAGAGCCGCGGAGACCCGCGCCAAGCTCCAGGCAACCCTAGCCGGAGCAAGACCAGCGCCCGAGGATTTCGACATCGATCCGAACGCGCCCGTGACTTGGCCCGAGGACACCCCCGAGATCTTCAGGGAGGAGAGCTTCCGCCGGGTCGTGACCGAGATGGTCAAGCAGGCCGGCCCGCCTGTGGAACTGCTCGACGTCGATTGCACCGAGGCCCCCTGTTACGCCGCGCTGCGCGCCAAACCCGGCCGATATAGTTGCCTGGAGATGATGGGGTTACCGGCCTGGCAGGAGGTCTATGAGAGCGGCTGCTCGACGGGAAACTACATCAGGACGTGCGACGACGGGAGCCAGGACACGGTCTGCATCATGGCCAAGTGTTGGGAGGGCTGGTCGGACAGGACCAACAAGCACATCGAGGAACGGGACAACGCGCGCGCCGATAAGCTGCTCGATGCTTGGACCTGCGGGCACGAGAAGAAGTGACCCGTAGAGAGAAGGATGAGGGTATCCATGCTGTCTCTGTGGTTACAAGTATCGCGTCGATTCTTGTTCGTGAGCCTCCCTGCGATCACGGCGACCGCGCTAGGCATTGGGGGGTGCTCGGACTTCTTGGCTGTCGATAGCTGCTTGGACAAGGGAGGATGCTGGGATCGCAGCAGGAGCGTCTGTGAGTTTCATGATCAGTGCAAGTGCACCCCAGAACGTTGTATCCGGAACGAGGACGGGATCCTGGTCCCGGACATCAAGCCAGCCGATGTTCTGCCGCCTCCGGTCGCCGTTCCTACTCCTCTGCCGGCCTCTGCGGGAGTTCCTGCAACTCCGCAGCCCATGGATCCGTATCGATGAAGATCGTCTTGCTATTCGTTGCGTTGGTGTTGATCGGCGTCACGGCCTGCTCCGGTGAGAACGACTGGGATCGGAAGGACGCCTGGCGTCAGTGCGAGGAGGCGATCTCCGACTGGCCGGACACACCAGCTCCCCCCTGCGAGGCGATGCACATGTGCGCCAACGAAGCGCCGCTGTCGCCCGACGTAAGGCTCCGACTCGAACGGATGATCGCGGCGACACCCGGTTGCCCGGCACCGTGAGAGCCGGAATTCTGGTAGGCTTCACGTCGAGGTACCTGTTGTGAAAGCGACGCCCATCCACTTGATCGTAGCGCTCCTCCTCACCGGCTGCGCGAGGGGGACGACGCCGACACCGTCATCCAGTGCCGACGCAGCGCAGCAGACGACCGGCCCGCAGATCGTGCCGCAGCTCGTCGTGGGGCTCGCGTTCCCCGGGATCGACACCGCACCGCAGGAGGAGATGTCTCTCGCGGCGGCGCTCGACCTCCGGGAGGAGATCGAGGACGAGGCCCGGTCGCACCCGCGCGACGAGGGCACGCGCGGCTGGTTCTTCCACGGCTTCGACGACCGCACGCTGTACTTCTTCGTTGGCCGGTTCCACGTCCGCTGCGAGATCCTGGGCTGCCAGGACTACGTCGTGGAGCGCATCATCGAGGTTCGGCGGAGCGCGGACGCGATGCGGAAGTTCGGCGTCGAGAACGTCGTGCTCTTCTACGAGGTCGGCGTGCACGGCGTGCGCGGCGGCATGACTCCCGAGGAGGTCAAGCAGGTGCTCGGTCCGCCCTCCTCTACCGTCGCGGAGCAGTACGTGGGGTCGTTCCGCTGGCTGTACGACGACGGCACCGCGGTGCTGTTCTGGAACAACGTCGCCGCGGGGATCGAGGTGCGGTGAGCAGCTCGCCGAGAGCAGGAGGAGTTCTCATCGAGAGAAAAAAAACGTTGTGAAAAACGTCGACAACCTGGCGTCGGTTTAAGTGGAATATCTGTACCAAGTAGACGTCATCTTGTCGTCTCTTGTACAATTTCTGCGTCCCTCAACCATTCGAGATAACTAAGAAAAGATAATAATTGCGCCTGCTTGCCAGTTTTGGTTTTCTCGTCCTCCGGAACCGAAGGTCGCGCGTTCGAACCGCGCATCGCCCGCTGAGAAACGAAAGCCTTTCGCGTGGATAGCGCGGAAGGCTTTTTTCTTGTTACGAACGATTTGGGCATAGTGTCCAAAACGCGTCCAAGAATTCAGCGGCCATCGGTTCTCGGTCTCCACCTTCTACCTCGCCTCTTTCACGGCCGCCGGGACGATCTCGCCCAGCTCCGCCGCACTCCCGGCCTCGATCAGCACCAACGCCGCGCGCAGATCGCCATCGTCGATGATGTTGTATCGAGTGAACACCTCGCGCGTCTTGTGCCCGCTCATCTTCATCACGACGCTCTCGGCCACGGCGCGCCGCCGTGCGTTCGTAACAAAGCTCCGCCGCAGGTCGTGAAACCAGACGCCGGAAATCCCCGCGCCCTCGCACGCGGTGCGGAACTGCTTACGGACGTCCACCCACCGCGTGCCGGTCTTCGGGTTCGTGAACACGTACCCGGAGATCGAGCGCGGGAGCGCCTCCACTGCCGCTTTGGCTCGCGCGGTCAACATGATGTCGCGAGGCTCTCCCGTCTTGGTGTCTTCCGGCCCGAGGCGGATCATCCCGTTCGGCAGATCGACCTTGCGCCACCTGAGCCCAAGCACCTCGTCGAGCCTCATTCCGCTGTCGTACGCGACGATGAGGATCGGTTTGAAAACGGCATCGGCAGCAGCCACCAAAGCTGCAAGGTCCCTCTCCGACGCGACGACATCGCGGGTGTTGTGCTCTTCGAGCAAGCTGACGTCCTGGAGAGGATTGCGGTCGAGATCGCGGCACTTTACCGCGTAGGCCATCAGCCTCTTGAGCAGCGCGACCTCGCGGTTGAGCGTGCCCACCATCGGTGGCCCTCCACGCACCGTCTTCTCGTCGAGCCGCGACGTGCGGAACTCGTCCACATCGCGCTGGGTCAGTGCCTCGCACCTCTTGTCACCGAGGTGCCGGACGAGGTGCTTGGCGCGCCCCTCGTCGGTCTGCCACGACCGCTTCGCGAGCTTCGACGCCTTCGCGTACGCCTCCCACGCCTTCTCCACGGTGAGCGTGCGCGCCTTGGGCCGCTTGAAGTTCACGCCTTCAAACGCACCCGCTTTCAGCTTCTGTTCGTACGCCTTGCCCTCGGCGACATCCTCGATGTCCCCGACGTTCAGCGACACAACCTCGGAGCGTCGGAACGCGCCCGCGAAACCCAGGAGCAGAATCGCGCGATCCCGGCGACCGGCGTTCGTCTTCGGTAGCTCCTCGGTAAGACGCCGGAGGTGCTCAACGCTGACCGGGCTCACCTGGCGCCGCAGCGTCCCGATGAGCCGCCGCTGTGCATCCATCACCTCATGGACGACCTTTGCGGTAACGGGTGACGGCTCGATATTGTGGAGCCGGTGCGCCGTGGAGATCGCCGCGAGTGCCCGTTCGACCGTGGAGATCCGTTTGCCGTCTTCAACCAGCTGCTTCGCGTAGGCGGCGACGACCTGGGGCAACGCGGGCATGGACGACACACCCTGCGCGGCACACCACGCTGTAAAACGCTCCAGGTCGCCCGCGTAGGCTCGCACCGTGTTGGG includes these proteins:
- a CDS encoding tyrosine-type recombinase/integrase gives rise to the protein MMEFSITESDPVLQDAPEPPAKVSEEAQAQDSEGVSDKRNLSGSDALPSGSDSNLAIAPHDARLSDGVVRLLEDAEQDVADTTPPNTVRAYAGDLERFTAWCAAQGVSSMPALPQVVAAYAKQLVEDGKRISTVERALAAISTAHRLHNIEPSPVTAKVVHEVMDAQRRLIGTLRRQVSPVSVEHLRRLTEELPKTNAGRRDRAILLLGFAGAFRRSEVVSLNVGDIEDVAEGKAYEQKLKAGAFEGVNFKRPKARTLTVEKAWEAYAKASKLAKRSWQTDEGRAKHLVRHLGDKRCEALTQRDVDEFRTSRLDEKTVRGGPPMVGTLNREVALLKRLMAYAVKCRDLDRNPLQDVSLLEEHNTRDVVASERDLAALVAAADAVFKPILIVAYDSGMRLDEVLGLRWRKVDLPNGMIRLGPEDTKTGEPRDIMLTARAKAAVEALPRSISGYVFTNPKTGTRWVDVRKQFRTACEGAGISGVWFHDLRRSFVTNARRRAVAESVVMKMSGHKTREVFTRYNIIDDGDLRAALVLIEAGSAAELGEIVPAAVKEAR